Proteins found in one Enterococcus sp. 9D6_DIV0238 genomic segment:
- a CDS encoding helix-turn-helix domain-containing protein, whose translation MKEYGLVIREIRLSKGISQKELYSNLISKSYAIEFEKGHHDLSLELLEQVLDALTVTADEFLFIYNQYTIPETTTFWTLLAKASNENNLNDLFKLKKEIQTQVTSDKKELFLALVEGRIHIVNHFLHSNKIDYTKIPAEQMDIVVRFLLKRESWTLFELLIFTNTLDYFSHDQRMIFKKNIFKLLKKYRNYDRGKEILQTLLINFSELCLKENELSTAKELLDQLSDLNTDLNSGLFRIIERFFRGILLILEGQILSGQKACEKALSILHYLEYEQIAKVYQAEWAMLL comes from the coding sequence ATGAAAGAATATGGACTGGTCATACGCGAAATTCGTTTATCTAAAGGTATTTCTCAAAAAGAATTGTATAGTAATTTGATTTCAAAATCTTATGCGATCGAATTTGAAAAAGGACATCATGATCTATCATTAGAATTATTGGAACAAGTCTTAGATGCACTAACCGTCACAGCTGATGAATTCCTGTTTATTTATAATCAATACACCATTCCAGAAACGACTACCTTTTGGACCTTATTAGCCAAAGCCTCAAATGAAAATAACCTGAATGATTTATTTAAACTAAAAAAAGAAATCCAAACACAAGTAACCTCTGATAAAAAAGAACTCTTTTTAGCTTTAGTTGAAGGACGCATTCACATCGTCAATCATTTTCTTCACTCTAACAAAATCGATTACACCAAAATTCCAGCTGAACAAATGGATATCGTGGTTCGATTTTTGTTGAAACGAGAATCATGGACACTCTTTGAATTGCTGATTTTTACAAATACACTAGATTACTTTTCACATGATCAAAGAATGATTTTCAAAAAAAATATATTTAAACTGCTAAAAAAATACCGCAACTATGATCGCGGCAAAGAAATTTTACAAACATTGTTGATCAATTTTTCTGAACTGTGCTTGAAAGAGAACGAACTTTCAACGGCCAAAGAACTACTTGATCAGCTAAGTGATTTAAATACTGATCTTAATAGTGGACTTTTTAGGATCATTGAACGTTTTTTCAGAGGAATACTTTTGATTTTAGAAGGTCAAATACTATCTGGACAAAAGGCTTGTGAAAAAGCTTTGAGCATCCTACACTATCTTGAATATGAGCAAATAGCTAAAGTTTATCAAGCGGAATGGGCAATGCTTTTATGA
- a CDS encoding LPXTG cell wall anchor domain-containing protein, whose translation MITESTNDTKETTTETSSPTSESSIENKTSTRSSSEADRRSSSTTFSVESSIRNENKSASDRGESSVSSSEELETEQPTELDRVEKKQEPNINMTNPSKNLPKTNRLPETGEKAQTFIRCAGIMLIGFTFFIFKR comes from the coding sequence GTGATCACAGAATCTACAAATGATACAAAAGAAACAACGACAGAAACATCAAGTCCAACATCAGAATCTAGTATCGAAAATAAAACAAGCACGCGTTCTTCGAGTGAGGCTGACAGACGATCATCGTCAACGACATTCAGCGTTGAATCATCTATAAGAAATGAAAATAAATCTGCTAGTGACAGAGGAGAAAGTTCAGTTAGCAGCAGTGAAGAATTAGAGACAGAACAACCAACAGAATTAGATCGAGTTGAGAAAAAACAAGAACCAAATATTAACATGACCAATCCTTCAAAAAATCTACCCAAAACGAATAGATTACCTGAGACAGGTGAAAAAGCGCAAACCTTCATTCGTTGTGCAGGAATCATGCTCATTGGTTTTACTTTTTTTATATTTAAGCGATAG
- a CDS encoding MarR family winged helix-turn-helix transcriptional regulator produces MNTLEDALINLQCELVAERNRRNPQEISWLQYDILRLLSLESEIAPSKISVLLGISRTKLSKALKELKTMYYIQQKPNEKDGRELLTILTETGRQLLDDIDKGHQELQLVANAVFNSEEKEQLAQLAEKFSKALKSERLKAHE; encoded by the coding sequence ATGAATACGCTCGAAGATGCATTAATAAATTTGCAGTGTGAACTGGTAGCTGAAAGAAATAGGAGAAACCCTCAAGAGATTAGCTGGCTTCAGTATGATATCTTACGTCTTCTTAGTTTAGAAAGCGAAATAGCACCATCAAAAATCAGTGTGTTACTCGGAATCAGTCGTACAAAGCTATCTAAGGCTTTAAAAGAATTAAAGACAATGTACTATATTCAGCAAAAACCAAATGAAAAAGATGGACGAGAGTTACTGACTATTTTAACTGAAACGGGACGTCAATTACTGGATGATATCGATAAAGGACATCAAGAGCTTCAACTGGTAGCGAATGCGGTATTTAATAGTGAAGAAAAGGAACAATTAGCACAGCTAGCTGAAAAATTTTCAAAGGCGCTTAAATCAGAAAGGTTGAAAGCTCATGAGTAG
- a CDS encoding ATP-binding cassette domain-containing protein, producing the protein MSSTISIKGAKTNNLKNVSLEIPKYQITVVTGVSGSGKSSLVFDTLAAESQRLLNETYSSYIQQLLPHYSQPIVDAVENLPVSIVVDQKKIGGNARSTVGTVTDIYSSLRLLFSRIAVPFIGYSMVYSFNNPQGMCPKCNGLGEMKQINLNRLIDFSKSLNEGAIDFPTFQPGGWRLTRYTESGNFDNDKKIQDYDKRELDLLLYDKGSAPKNPTEKWPKTSTYIGIIPRITKNFIEKEKTNYTGQLARILEVRECPECLGTRVNDIVRSSKINGKSIADCVTMTIPELILFIKNIHSPKVKIVLDDLIKKLTSLQSVGLSYLFLNRPTSTLSGGESQRIKMTKHLNSALSDVLYIFDEPSIGLHPEDLSRISKIIIGLKNKGNTVILVDHDPDIIKIADNVVDVGEGAGNKGGRITFEGTYQELLKSDTITGKSLSASRSINKERKEFSDYYSLNEVSLHNVKEASVKIPKAFLTVVTGVAGSGKSTLIRQLFKQKYPEASILDQSPIIGSNRSNVLTYLSIFDKIRNLFAHASGKSSSLFSYNGKGACPICKGKGYLKLDLAYMGDVEQVCEKCHGKRYNDEALSVVWRGLNIYDLLQLSAKEASKLFEENELAQAIQTLIDVNLGYVQLGQSLNTFSGGELQRLKIAKIIRQNTTDLLILDEPSTGLHEADIKSLLMLFKRLLTEKKTLIVLEHNLQIISHAQWIIDMGIGGGDLGGKVLFEGYPVDLLNVPDSYTSKHLRSYLE; encoded by the coding sequence ATGAGTAGTACTATTTCAATTAAAGGTGCAAAAACAAATAATTTGAAAAATGTTTCCCTTGAAATTCCTAAATATCAAATAACGGTTGTTACAGGGGTCTCTGGGTCAGGCAAATCTTCTTTAGTCTTTGATACGTTAGCAGCAGAATCTCAGCGTCTTTTAAATGAAACATATTCTAGCTACATCCAGCAGCTATTGCCTCACTACTCACAGCCTATCGTTGATGCGGTAGAAAATTTACCAGTTTCTATCGTTGTCGATCAGAAGAAGATTGGTGGAAATGCTCGTTCAACAGTGGGTACTGTGACAGATATTTACTCAAGTCTGCGTCTGTTGTTTTCAAGGATCGCTGTTCCGTTTATTGGTTATTCTATGGTTTATTCATTTAATAATCCGCAAGGGATGTGTCCAAAATGTAATGGGTTAGGTGAGATGAAACAAATCAATTTGAATCGGCTTATTGATTTTAGTAAATCTTTAAATGAAGGGGCGATCGATTTTCCTACATTCCAACCAGGTGGATGGCGCTTGACACGATACACAGAGTCAGGAAATTTCGATAACGATAAAAAAATCCAAGACTACGATAAGAGAGAATTAGATCTTCTTTTGTACGATAAAGGAAGTGCGCCAAAGAATCCAACAGAAAAATGGCCAAAAACCTCAACGTATATAGGTATTATTCCGAGAATCACCAAAAATTTTATTGAAAAAGAAAAGACCAATTATACCGGTCAATTGGCTCGCATCCTTGAAGTTAGAGAATGTCCAGAATGCTTGGGGACTAGGGTGAACGACATCGTTCGATCCTCAAAAATCAATGGAAAATCGATCGCTGATTGTGTAACGATGACTATTCCAGAATTGATCTTATTCATTAAAAATATACATTCTCCTAAAGTGAAAATTGTTTTGGATGATTTGATCAAAAAACTGACTAGCTTACAAAGTGTTGGTTTGAGTTATTTATTTCTTAATCGGCCAACTTCAACACTTTCTGGTGGAGAGTCACAAAGAATAAAGATGACTAAGCATCTAAACAGTGCGCTTTCCGATGTTTTATACATTTTTGATGAACCTAGTATTGGTCTTCATCCGGAAGATCTATCAAGAATTTCAAAAATTATTATTGGACTGAAAAATAAAGGGAATACTGTGATATTAGTTGACCATGATCCTGATATTATAAAAATTGCAGACAATGTTGTTGATGTAGGTGAAGGAGCAGGGAATAAAGGCGGCAGGATCACCTTTGAAGGAACCTATCAAGAATTGCTCAAATCGGATACGATCACAGGGAAAAGTCTGTCTGCTAGTAGATCGATCAATAAAGAAAGAAAAGAATTCTCCGACTATTATTCATTAAACGAAGTTAGTTTGCATAATGTTAAGGAAGCATCAGTCAAAATACCTAAAGCATTTTTAACGGTTGTTACAGGCGTGGCTGGCTCTGGGAAGAGTACATTGATTCGCCAGCTCTTCAAGCAAAAATATCCCGAAGCAAGTATCTTAGATCAAAGCCCAATAATTGGAAGCAATCGTTCGAATGTACTAACATACCTAAGTATTTTTGATAAGATAAGAAATCTATTTGCTCATGCTTCAGGAAAAAGCAGCTCTCTTTTCAGCTATAACGGGAAAGGTGCTTGTCCTATTTGTAAAGGAAAGGGCTATTTAAAATTAGACCTAGCTTATATGGGAGATGTCGAACAGGTTTGTGAAAAATGTCATGGCAAACGATATAATGATGAAGCACTTTCTGTCGTTTGGCGTGGCTTGAATATTTATGATCTTCTACAGTTATCAGCTAAAGAAGCGAGCAAGCTGTTTGAAGAAAATGAATTAGCACAAGCTATACAAACACTCATAGACGTTAATTTGGGGTATGTCCAATTAGGTCAGTCACTAAATACATTTTCAGGCGGGGAATTACAGCGGCTAAAAATAGCTAAGATCATCCGGCAAAATACGACCGATTTATTGATTTTAGATGAACCGTCTACGGGGTTACACGAGGCTGATATCAAAAGCTTACTTATGCTATTCAAAAGGCTTTTAACAGAAAAGAAAACACTGATTGTTTTAGAACACAATCTTCAAATCATCAGTCATGCGCAATGGATCATCGATATGGGGATTGGTGGAGGTGATTTAGGCGGTAAGGTACTTTTTGAAGGGTATCCTGTTGATCTATTGAATGTACCTGATTCATATACATCTAAGCATTTACGAAGTTATTTAGAGTAG
- a CDS encoding iron chaperone yields MADLSEFTEKISDSEQRQRLEGLFAWIKENFPQLETVIKWNQPMFTDHGTFIIGFSVSKKHMSIAPETVTLAAFKKDIEKAGYEHTDNIFKITWTQEIDFSLLKKIIDYNIQEKIDYTKFWRE; encoded by the coding sequence ATGGCAGATTTAAGTGAATTTACCGAAAAAATAAGTGATTCAGAACAACGTCAACGATTAGAAGGTCTATTTGCATGGATCAAAGAAAACTTCCCTCAATTAGAAACAGTCATCAAATGGAACCAACCAATGTTTACCGATCATGGAACATTTATAATCGGCTTCAGTGTCTCTAAAAAACACATGTCGATCGCACCAGAAACAGTCACACTAGCTGCATTCAAAAAGGATATTGAAAAAGCGGGATATGAGCATACTGATAATATCTTCAAAATCACTTGGACACAGGAAATCGATTTCTCCCTTTTGAAAAAGATCATTGATTATAACATTCAAGAAAAAATCGATTATACAAAATTTTGGCGAGAATAG
- a CDS encoding DUF1697 domain-containing protein translates to MPKYIALLRGINVGGKNRVVMAELKVTFEKHGFTDVKTYLNSGNVIFSTEEKTPDVLAKECELLIETMTGLHIPVTIVSGEEWLEAVAHAPNWWNIDKESKHNAIFIIAPTTTAEVMAAVGEAKPEYEQVDHHERVIFWSAPLKTFSRTRWSKIVSSAYYDRITIRNANTVMKIAELIKKEQ, encoded by the coding sequence ATGCCAAAATATATTGCTCTGTTACGTGGTATAAATGTTGGAGGAAAAAATCGTGTCGTTATGGCTGAGCTGAAAGTTACATTTGAAAAACACGGATTTACAGACGTAAAAACATATTTGAATAGCGGAAATGTCATTTTTTCGACGGAAGAAAAGACACCTGATGTCCTGGCCAAAGAGTGTGAATTGCTGATTGAAACGATGACAGGATTACACATTCCTGTGACGATCGTTTCTGGTGAAGAGTGGCTGGAAGCTGTCGCACATGCGCCAAATTGGTGGAATATCGATAAGGAATCGAAACACAATGCGATTTTTATTATTGCACCGACGACGACAGCTGAGGTGATGGCTGCAGTAGGCGAAGCAAAACCAGAATACGAACAGGTCGATCATCACGAACGGGTGATTTTCTGGTCTGCGCCATTAAAGACTTTTTCGAGAACCCGCTGGTCGAAAATCGTCAGCTCAGCATATTATGATCGAATTACGATCAGAAATGCTAATACCGTCATGAAAATAGCAGAGCTGATCAAAAAAGAGCAATAG
- a CDS encoding endonuclease/exonuclease/phosphatase family protein, translated as MKRKIKFLLSALVAMIAIILVYVGYVYFSYSRIEDDRSIKVQQQAESKSLYTNKEYKISTFNIGYGSYTPDYTFFMDGGKQSKAISEESVRKNIAGAIETTKQIAPDFALFQEVDEKATRSHGVDEVQQINQSFKDYTSSFAVNYDSAFLMYPVLDPIGKSKSGILTLSNTKIESSTRYSLPIETNFNKFFDLDRAFTVAKIPVENGKYLMLYNVHLSAYIKDQAIQKEQVHKLFDHMEREYKKGNYVVCGGDFNHDLLPSSTETFKNDPTETYTWLQPFPKAELPENLSVAKLSERKEAVPSVRNLDKPYEKGKSFVALIDGFIISDNIQTIDGKVIDKGFEHSDHNPVEMTFELK; from the coding sequence ATGAAAAGAAAGATCAAGTTTTTACTCAGCGCACTTGTCGCAATGATCGCTATTATTTTAGTTTATGTAGGGTATGTTTATTTTAGTTATTCAAGAATCGAAGATGATCGTTCAATCAAGGTCCAACAGCAAGCTGAAAGCAAGTCACTCTATACAAACAAAGAATATAAAATAAGTACATTCAATATTGGTTATGGTTCGTATACTCCTGATTATACGTTTTTTATGGATGGCGGGAAACAATCAAAAGCAATAAGCGAGGAAAGTGTTCGTAAAAATATTGCTGGCGCAATTGAAACGACAAAACAAATAGCGCCTGATTTTGCTCTTTTTCAAGAAGTGGATGAAAAAGCGACGCGTAGCCATGGTGTAGATGAAGTACAGCAAATCAATCAAAGCTTTAAAGATTATACAAGTTCCTTTGCAGTAAATTATGATTCTGCCTTCTTGATGTATCCAGTGTTGGATCCGATCGGGAAATCAAAATCAGGAATTTTAACACTCAGCAATACAAAAATCGAAAGTAGTACACGTTATAGTTTGCCGATCGAAACCAATTTTAATAAGTTTTTTGATTTAGATAGGGCGTTCACGGTAGCTAAGATTCCTGTTGAAAATGGCAAATATTTGATGCTTTATAATGTTCATTTATCCGCATATATCAAAGATCAGGCGATTCAAAAAGAGCAGGTGCATAAGCTGTTTGATCATATGGAACGGGAATATAAAAAAGGCAACTATGTGGTTTGTGGTGGAGACTTCAACCACGATCTACTGCCCTCATCTACGGAAACGTTTAAAAATGATCCAACGGAAACTTATACTTGGCTGCAGCCGTTCCCCAAAGCAGAGTTACCCGAAAATCTTAGTGTAGCGAAGCTGAGTGAAAGAAAAGAAGCAGTGCCTTCTGTTCGAAATTTGGATAAACCGTATGAAAAAGGCAAATCATTTGTTGCGTTGATCGATGGGTTCATTATTTCTGATAATATCCAAACTATCGATGGAAAAGTGATCGATAAAGGGTTTGAGCATTCAGATCATAATCCCGTTGAAATGACATTTGAATTGAAATAA
- a CDS encoding glycoside hydrolase, translating to MKQQLFVTLLTVLSLSLTACQIPKAANKNEKAALSVSQELDKNKRYTKNDFSFDVDPETFAILITENGRQETIVQPQTPKLVTHVKKTTNEVSWTYPDEQLKIIVKKESDHLAVSLTSLSEEDLTFNWPKIDAKNYTLPIAEGKTIPNTQKDWLAYFQQNNELAMSEAFSMSFFTTNFKDFATSFVMDNPFNSDLIAQTEDHLTFEASHHFISFDKDKTLNYRIYITENDPVAIAKTYQMDRIKTGKFKTLDEKEKENPEIKKMRGAIQIYYWNSRILTEDDINWSKLPEQADAPIFQWIAELLSQYGEDGSAEYQNALAAFKNNEGYQYEKNTFLNSLNNVLLYPQFYNKTIFEQPDEEASKLIEKGIDTLSEQEHYTLNKHLLAGAIQKLTPPVDDWGQKTSTDVFKEMKSAGITNAWIGLPNWANGLMNPEMVKTAAAEGYLIGPYDSYQSIQENASIDWNTASFPNKNLYEKATVTKKNGEKVAGFLGKGRKLNPTQIFPDVEERFTSIMQNKIPFNTWFLDTDAAGEIYNDYSPDHQTTQSEDVAGRLKRIDYFNNNGLVVGSEGGNDFTSKEIVFAHGIETPVIMWSDPDMRENKESEYYVGSYAALDGGIPTKYKKVVPIKEEYKAIYTDPAYSLPLYKLVYNRSVITSHQWEWDSYKIKGQVAERRMKEYLYNTPPMFHLDKTAWEEHKQDISENAKIWTPFQKAALAQEMTDFKILTEDRLVQKTQFGDTLAVIANFSDKDYHTADLNVAANTAVIINNGKQTIVKVKE from the coding sequence ATGAAACAGCAGCTTTTTGTCACACTTTTAACCGTTCTATCTCTTTCACTGACAGCTTGTCAGATACCTAAGGCAGCAAATAAAAATGAGAAAGCAGCACTTTCTGTCAGCCAAGAGCTGGACAAAAATAAAAGGTATACCAAAAACGATTTCTCGTTTGATGTCGATCCCGAAACATTCGCTATTTTGATCACTGAAAATGGTCGACAGGAAACGATCGTTCAACCTCAAACACCTAAATTAGTGACCCACGTAAAAAAAACAACTAACGAAGTCAGTTGGACGTATCCTGATGAACAACTAAAGATCATCGTAAAAAAAGAGTCCGACCATTTGGCTGTTTCTCTCACTAGTTTGTCAGAAGAAGACTTAACGTTTAACTGGCCGAAGATCGATGCTAAAAATTATACACTTCCGATCGCAGAGGGAAAGACGATTCCAAATACACAAAAAGACTGGCTGGCTTACTTTCAACAAAACAATGAATTAGCTATGAGCGAAGCTTTTTCCATGAGCTTTTTCACTACAAATTTCAAAGATTTTGCTACGAGTTTCGTTATGGATAATCCCTTTAATAGTGATTTGATCGCACAAACAGAGGATCATTTAACCTTTGAAGCTAGTCATCATTTTATCAGTTTCGATAAAGATAAAACCTTAAATTACCGTATTTACATTACAGAAAACGATCCTGTCGCTATTGCTAAAACCTATCAAATGGATCGAATCAAGACTGGCAAATTTAAGACACTGGACGAAAAAGAAAAAGAGAACCCTGAAATCAAAAAAATGCGGGGAGCTATCCAAATTTATTACTGGAACAGCCGAATTTTAACTGAAGATGATATTAACTGGAGCAAACTTCCCGAGCAAGCTGATGCACCTATTTTTCAATGGATCGCTGAACTATTATCACAGTATGGTGAAGACGGTTCAGCCGAATACCAAAATGCTTTAGCAGCTTTCAAAAATAATGAAGGCTATCAATACGAAAAAAACACCTTTTTAAACTCACTTAATAATGTTTTACTTTATCCCCAGTTTTACAACAAAACCATTTTTGAACAACCAGATGAAGAAGCTTCAAAGCTGATCGAAAAAGGAATTGACACATTAAGTGAGCAAGAGCATTATACATTGAATAAGCATTTGTTGGCTGGTGCTATTCAAAAGCTTACTCCTCCTGTTGATGATTGGGGACAAAAAACATCAACTGATGTTTTCAAAGAGATGAAAAGCGCTGGGATCACTAATGCTTGGATCGGTTTGCCTAATTGGGCCAATGGGCTCATGAATCCTGAAATGGTCAAAACGGCTGCAGCTGAAGGGTATTTGATCGGCCCCTATGATTCTTATCAATCCATTCAAGAAAATGCCAGTATTGATTGGAATACTGCTTCGTTTCCAAATAAAAATCTCTATGAGAAAGCAACTGTTACAAAGAAAAATGGAGAAAAAGTTGCTGGGTTTCTAGGCAAAGGTAGAAAACTAAACCCAACCCAAATTTTTCCAGATGTGGAAGAACGCTTTACAAGTATCATGCAGAACAAAATTCCATTCAACACTTGGTTTTTAGATACTGATGCAGCAGGAGAAATCTATAATGACTACAGTCCTGATCACCAAACGACTCAAAGTGAAGATGTCGCCGGGCGTTTAAAACGAATAGACTATTTCAATAATAATGGATTAGTTGTCGGTTCAGAAGGCGGAAATGATTTTACTTCAAAAGAAATAGTCTTTGCTCATGGAATCGAAACACCTGTTATCATGTGGTCTGACCCAGATATGAGGGAAAATAAAGAAAGTGAGTATTACGTAGGGAGCTATGCTGCTTTAGACGGCGGTATTCCAACAAAATATAAAAAAGTCGTTCCTATCAAAGAAGAATACAAAGCTATTTATACAGATCCTGCCTATTCACTACCGTTGTATAAGCTTGTTTATAATCGCTCAGTCATCACTTCCCATCAATGGGAATGGGATAGCTACAAAATCAAAGGTCAAGTGGCCGAGCGTCGCATGAAAGAATATTTATATAATACTCCACCAATGTTCCATCTTGATAAAACGGCGTGGGAAGAACATAAGCAGGATATCAGTGAGAATGCCAAAATCTGGACACCTTTTCAAAAAGCAGCTCTAGCACAGGAAATGACTGACTTTAAGATCTTGACAGAGGATCGCCTTGTGCAGAAAACACAATTTGGAGATACATTAGCAGTGATTGCTAACTTTTCAGATAAAGATTATCACACCGCTGATCTGAACGTAGCTGCAAATACTGCTGTGATCATCAATAATGGCAAACAAACGATTGTGAAGGTAAAAGAGTAA
- a CDS encoding sensor histidine kinase, protein MKKKTRKISTTLTLTFSLIIIGSFFVMFIFNTLVVPYYYSAKMEHKVASVMASIQQSPNDSKQLELLENEQQVTIVTYPLDGASLDDFNEGLSLNLNRKQIALNRFWVTQETLEQLQSTSQPIQRSFDQGKQKSSFLVEMMVIDDTFFLVGVSTVNFSETAELINSFNFISLSLTLVLIIFMIYISVRKITDPLVDLKKVAEEITALTFVTTENIPANEIGELAVSINKMSYALATYQNNLLAKNNRLKQFTADLTHELKTPIALIKAYSSGIEDGLDDGTYLDTILQQAQRLNEIVDQMLDYAKLEQQHSLQKVPLQLSKIWKQTLQEQESLMKKESILLLEAETDRPLSLIEADPLLLKRAFDNLLTNSIKYTTDKEIQVSWRETNEFVELSISNQTSLPSDFDVEKLWEAFYVHEKSRNKNLSGTGLGLSIVQSIMNEHGFDIEARLVNKTLIFNLHFYKQTNLITEH, encoded by the coding sequence TTGAAAAAGAAAACTAGAAAAATCAGCACGACACTCACACTCACTTTTTCGTTGATCATCATCGGCAGCTTTTTTGTGATGTTCATTTTCAATACATTGGTCGTTCCTTATTACTATAGTGCGAAAATGGAACATAAAGTAGCCTCAGTGATGGCTTCGATCCAACAGTCTCCTAATGACAGCAAACAACTTGAACTTTTGGAAAATGAGCAGCAAGTAACCATCGTAACCTATCCATTAGATGGCGCTTCACTTGATGATTTCAATGAAGGTTTATCTCTCAACTTGAATAGAAAACAGATCGCTTTAAATCGTTTTTGGGTCACACAAGAGACCTTGGAGCAATTACAAAGTACATCCCAACCGATCCAGCGAAGCTTTGATCAAGGAAAACAAAAATCTAGCTTTCTTGTTGAAATGATGGTGATCGATGATACTTTTTTCTTAGTTGGTGTTTCTACCGTTAATTTCTCTGAAACAGCAGAATTGATCAATAGTTTCAATTTTATTTCCTTGAGTCTTACTCTAGTTTTGATCATTTTTATGATCTATATTTCTGTTCGAAAAATCACAGATCCCCTTGTTGATTTAAAAAAAGTAGCAGAAGAAATCACTGCTTTAACGTTTGTGACAACTGAGAATATCCCTGCAAATGAAATTGGAGAATTAGCAGTCAGTATCAACAAAATGAGCTATGCTTTGGCTACCTACCAAAACAATTTACTAGCGAAAAATAATCGATTGAAGCAATTCACAGCAGATTTGACTCATGAATTAAAAACACCGATCGCGTTGATCAAAGCTTATAGCTCGGGAATCGAGGATGGCTTAGACGATGGTACCTACTTAGACACTATCTTACAACAAGCACAACGTCTAAATGAAATCGTCGATCAAATGCTTGATTATGCAAAATTGGAACAGCAGCATTCCTTGCAAAAGGTTCCACTCCAACTATCTAAGATTTGGAAACAGACGTTGCAGGAGCAAGAATCATTGATGAAAAAAGAATCGATCTTGCTCCTAGAAGCTGAAACAGATAGACCACTATCTTTGATCGAAGCTGATCCTTTACTGTTAAAACGTGCGTTTGATAACTTATTGACCAATAGCATCAAATATACCACTGACAAAGAAATCCAAGTCAGCTGGCGTGAAACGAATGAGTTCGTTGAGCTTTCGATCAGTAATCAAACCTCCTTGCCTTCAGATTTTGATGTAGAGAAGCTCTGGGAAGCCTTCTATGTTCATGAAAAATCACGAAATAAAAACCTATCAGGTACAGGATTAGGTTTATCCATCGTTCAATCGATCATGAATGAACACGGATTTGACATAGAAGCGCGTCTCGTCAATAAAACGTTGATCTTCAATTTACATTTTTATAAACAAACAAATTTAATAACTGAGCATTAA
- a CDS encoding response regulator transcription factor: protein MNILIADDSPEMVQILSAYIKKAGFTVFTAFDGEKALELFYTEKIDLAIIDWMMPKVDGIEVIKTIKSESPVKILMLTAKTTGDDEFLSLSSGADDFLTKPFHPKVLVLRVKKLLGVTETITIKKLVIDPAKLNFWKNDQRIDLTKKESDLLMFLVNNRGTILTREQLLIGVWGMDYDGVARTVDTHIRRLREKIGDEIITTKRGVGYLVEKEN, encoded by the coding sequence ATGAATATTTTGATTGCCGATGATAGTCCAGAAATGGTTCAGATTTTGAGTGCTTATATAAAAAAGGCTGGCTTCACCGTATTTACTGCCTTTGATGGTGAAAAAGCACTGGAACTTTTTTATACAGAAAAAATAGATTTAGCGATCATCGACTGGATGATGCCAAAAGTTGATGGTATCGAAGTGATCAAAACCATTAAATCAGAAAGTCCAGTCAAAATTTTGATGCTGACCGCTAAAACAACTGGCGATGATGAATTTCTTTCGTTATCCAGCGGTGCTGATGACTTTCTAACGAAACCCTTTCATCCTAAAGTATTAGTACTGAGAGTAAAAAAATTACTTGGTGTAACAGAAACGATCACGATAAAAAAATTAGTTATCGATCCTGCGAAACTCAATTTTTGGAAAAACGATCAACGAATCGATCTAACAAAAAAGGAAAGTGATCTATTGATGTTCTTAGTCAATAATCGTGGAACGATCTTAACACGAGAACAGCTTTTAATTGGCGTTTGGGGAATGGATTATGATGGGGTCGCTCGTACTGTAGATACACATATTAGACGCTTACGGGAAAAAATCGGTGATGAGATCATCACTACCAAAAGAGGAGTGGGTTATCTCGTTGAAAAAGAAAACTAG